A genomic segment from Spinacia oleracea cultivar Varoflay chromosome 3, BTI_SOV_V1, whole genome shotgun sequence encodes:
- the LOC110801482 gene encoding probable pectinesterase 67, giving the protein MYLQATNILNALAIICVFLVSNVNFGEGSHAHTIHKNVIDGPILAQKIGGNRTIVVDINGNGDFKTVQAAIDSVPEGNSNWINIELSKGIFREKVHIPHTKPKIFLRGNGKGRTYIVWSHSSVNNIESATFKVEAPNFVAFGISFKNDAPTGEAYTSQNQSVAAYVASDTAAFYHCGFFSTHNTLYDSKGSHYYQGCYIQGSIDFIFGRARSIFHECEIFVLVDRRIKIHGSITAQNRESENEKSGYVFNKSKIYGTDQVYLGRAKGAYSRVLFANSYLSGTVTSEGWTNWSYDGSTDNIFFAEYACHGPGSTTGDRVSWSRRLSDEEAAPFLTIDFIDGKQWVPAWLD; this is encoded by the exons ATGTATTTACAAGCTACCAACATTTTGAATGCATTGGCAATCATCTGCGTATTTCTTGTTTCTAATGTCAACTTTGGTGAAGGATCACATGCACATACCATTCATAAGAACGTCATTGATGGTCCTATCTTAGCTCAAAAAATCGGCGGGAATCGCACCATTGTAGTCGATATCAATGGCAATGGAGACTTTAAAACCGTCCAAGCTGCAATCGATTCTGTTCCCGAAGGGAATTCAAATTGGATAAATATCGAACTTTCAAAAGGAATTTTCAG GGAGAAAGTGCACATACCTCATACAAAACCTAAGATATTCTTGAGAGGAAATGGAAAAGGTAGGACCTACATTGTTTGGTCTCATAGTTCTGTCAACAACATTGAGTCTGCAACTTTCAAGGTTGAAGCTCCAAATTTTGTTGCATTTGGAATAAGTTTCAAG AATGATGCTCCAACTGGGGAAGCATACACGTCACAAAATCAATCAGTTGCAGCATACGTAGCATCAGACACGGCTGCATTCTATCACTGTGGATTTTTCAGCACTCACAACACTCTCTATGATTCAAAGGGTAGTCATTACTATCAAGGATGTTACATTCAAGGTTCCATCGACTTTATCTTTGGTCGTGCTAGATCCATTTTTCAT GAGTGTGAGATCTTTGTGTTGGTCGACCGGAGGATAAAGATCCATGGGTCAATCACAGCACAAAACAGGGAAAGTGAAAATGAAAAAAGTGGTTATGTATTCAACAAATCAAAGATTTACGGCACAGATCAAGTTTATCTGGGTAGAGCTAAAGGTGCTTATTCAAGGGTGCTCTTTGCAAATTCTTACTTGTCTGGAACTGTTACTTCTGAAGGATGGACTAATTGGAGTTATGATGGCTCCACTGA CAACATATTTTTTGCGGAGTATGCATGTCATGGACCTGGATCAACCACAGGTGACCGAGTTTCATGGAGTCGTCGTCTGAGCGACGAAGAAGCGGCTCCTTTTCTCACCATAGACTTCATTGATGGCAAGCAATGGGTACCAGCATGGTTGGATTGA